Proteins co-encoded in one Bremerella sp. TYQ1 genomic window:
- a CDS encoding SDR family oxidoreductase has translation MKMNGNTILITGGGTGIGRGLAEAFHASGNQVIIAGRRQEPLDETTAANPGMKSYTLDANSPEAIQAFAETVISEVPSLNVLINNAGIMRPEDLTADTLDLSTAELTITTNLLGPIRLTAALLPHLKRQARSTVMMVSSGLAFTPLPLTPTYCATKAAIHSYAISLREQLKETSVEVLELAPPYVQTELMSEQQASDPRAMPLDAFIQETMQILEAGPLRGEILVENALPLRNAETNGNFDEVFAQLCAMSHG, from the coding sequence ATGAAAATGAACGGCAACACCATTCTGATCACCGGCGGAGGAACCGGCATCGGTCGCGGCTTGGCGGAAGCCTTTCACGCGTCCGGCAACCAAGTGATTATCGCCGGACGACGACAAGAACCGCTCGACGAAACGACGGCCGCCAACCCCGGCATGAAAAGCTATACCCTCGATGCTAACTCGCCAGAAGCGATTCAAGCCTTTGCCGAAACGGTAATCAGCGAAGTCCCCAGCTTAAACGTCTTGATCAACAATGCCGGTATCATGCGTCCGGAAGACTTGACCGCCGATACGCTCGATCTTTCGACCGCCGAGCTAACGATCACGACCAACTTGCTGGGACCGATTCGCTTAACGGCCGCGCTGCTTCCGCACCTCAAAAGGCAAGCACGATCGACTGTCATGATGGTCTCGTCAGGCTTGGCATTTACTCCGTTGCCGCTGACACCAACCTACTGCGCAACCAAAGCGGCTATCCATTCGTACGCGATCTCGCTCCGAGAGCAACTGAAGGAAACCTCCGTCGAAGTCTTGGAGCTTGCTCCGCCGTACGTGCAAACCGAGTTGATGAGCGAACAGCAAGCGAGCGATCCCCGCGCGATGCCGCTCGACGCATTCATTCAAGAGACGATGCAGATTCTCGAGGCGGGTCCGCTACGCGGCGAGATCCTTGTCGAAAATGCCTTGCCGCTTCGCAACGCCGAAACCAATGGAAATTTCGACGAGGTGTTCGCTCAACTCTGCGCGATGAGCCACGGGTAA
- a CDS encoding SDR family oxidoreductase yields the protein MDSRSRMIVGCGYVGKPLAAKWHALGDVVFPTTRSQDRARQFEQQGWQPILADVTHPETLRQLPEADTVVFAVGYDSDSGASREDVYAEGLKNVLEHLSEATRRLVFVSTTGVYGDADGQTVDEETPCEPARAGGKAFLKAEQYLRNHPVWSQRSITLRMAGIYGPQRIPRSADIEAGKPIPAPGGGALNLIHVDDAVQAICLAADAENFSPLYIVSDGSPVDRRDYYREVARLLDAPEPTFEDPEADSPAAQRAKSDRKMSNARLVTELGFQPTHASYRDGLAAILR from the coding sequence ATGGATTCACGCTCGCGAATGATCGTCGGATGTGGCTATGTCGGAAAGCCACTCGCCGCCAAATGGCATGCTTTGGGGGATGTGGTTTTCCCTACGACACGTTCTCAAGATCGAGCCCGACAGTTTGAACAGCAGGGTTGGCAGCCCATTTTGGCCGATGTGACCCACCCGGAAACTTTGCGCCAATTGCCTGAAGCGGACACGGTCGTGTTTGCCGTAGGGTACGACTCGGACAGCGGGGCTTCCCGCGAAGATGTCTATGCGGAAGGGCTGAAAAATGTCCTCGAACATCTTTCCGAAGCGACTCGGCGATTGGTTTTCGTCAGCACGACCGGCGTTTATGGCGATGCCGATGGCCAGACGGTCGATGAAGAGACCCCCTGCGAACCTGCGAGAGCCGGTGGCAAAGCATTTTTGAAGGCAGAGCAGTATTTGCGCAATCACCCGGTTTGGTCGCAGCGAAGCATCACGCTACGGATGGCAGGCATCTACGGACCTCAGCGGATTCCCCGATCGGCCGATATCGAAGCAGGCAAACCAATCCCTGCGCCTGGGGGTGGAGCATTAAACCTGATTCATGTCGACGATGCGGTTCAGGCGATTTGCTTGGCCGCCGATGCCGAGAACTTTTCTCCTTTATATATTGTCAGCGATGGCAGTCCGGTCGATCGCCGCGATTACTACCGCGAAGTGGCCCGGCTGCTCGATGCCCCGGAGCCAACGTTTGAAGACCCGGAAGCGGACTCGCCTGCGGCCCAGCGTGCGAAGTCAGACCGCAAGATGAGTAACGCCCGTCTCGTGACCGAGTTGGGTTTTCAGCCAACGCATGCCAGTTACCGGGACGGTCTGGCCGCAATCCTGCGTTAA
- a CDS encoding S1C family serine protease, which yields MKHRILPSSYLPGSVAASFRKFLIVCGLILCLPLMANAQDNANPQIQRTAHFAEILTGDAPDNVADLRSMEQQIQQVTKSALEATVGVIVGAAQGSGVIVSEDGLILTAGHVIGSPGREVTVILNDGSRVKGITLGMDRSIDSGAIQITTPGKYPYRPIRQSTGLREGEWVLVMGHAGGIVKDRKPALRLGRVLASSRDVIATDATLVGGDSGGPLLDIQGNVIGINSRIGNRITANLHVPSTQYLETIDRLKKSEVWGRIGGTQPYLGVRCDSDRQDVVVTRVTPDSPAATAGIQEGDEILNLNDRKINSFDDLKLMVNQYSPGDRIKVRIRRSSGNVITLEVELADRRELDRN from the coding sequence ATGAAACATCGGATCCTCCCCTCCTCTTATCTTCCTGGCAGCGTGGCAGCTTCCTTCCGAAAATTTCTGATCGTCTGTGGTTTGATCTTGTGTTTGCCTTTGATGGCCAACGCACAAGATAACGCCAATCCCCAGATTCAACGCACCGCACACTTCGCCGAGATTTTAACCGGCGACGCCCCGGACAACGTCGCAGATCTGCGTTCGATGGAACAGCAGATTCAACAAGTCACTAAGTCTGCCCTCGAAGCCACCGTGGGTGTGATCGTGGGGGCCGCTCAAGGAAGCGGTGTGATCGTCAGCGAAGATGGTTTGATCCTCACCGCCGGTCACGTGATTGGTTCACCCGGCCGCGAAGTCACCGTTATTTTGAACGATGGAAGTCGCGTCAAAGGAATCACCTTGGGGATGGACCGCAGTATCGACTCAGGAGCCATCCAAATCACCACGCCCGGCAAGTATCCCTATCGACCGATTCGCCAATCGACCGGCCTTCGCGAAGGGGAATGGGTTTTGGTGATGGGACATGCCGGCGGGATTGTGAAAGACCGCAAGCCAGCGCTTCGTTTGGGCCGCGTGTTGGCTTCCAGCCGAGACGTCATTGCCACCGACGCCACCCTCGTGGGCGGCGACAGCGGTGGGCCACTACTCGACATTCAAGGCAACGTGATCGGCATCAACAGCCGCATCGGCAACCGCATCACGGCCAACTTACACGTTCCTTCCACGCAGTACCTCGAAACGATCGACCGACTGAAAAAGTCGGAGGTTTGGGGACGAATTGGTGGAACGCAACCTTATTTAGGTGTACGTTGTGATTCTGACCGACAGGATGTCGTTGTCACACGCGTCACCCCAGATTCCCCGGCAGCAACAGCGGGAATCCAGGAAGGAGACGAGATCTTGAATCTCAACGATCGCAAGATCAACTCCTTCGACGACTTGAAACTGATGGTCAATCAGTACTCTCCGGGCGATCGCATTAAGGTACGGATACGGCGCAGCTCGGGCAACGTTATTACTCTTGAAGTTGAACTTGCAGATCGTCGCGAGTTGGACCGGAACTAG
- a CDS encoding trypsin-like peptidase domain-containing protein, with protein MPRFRLNTLLSLALVAPLSIAFLAPTPAIGQVFESDGIAMRFMKRVHQRSSSEVLGAFNSVVRNTRRATVELKRGGKRIAMGGVVDPSGLIVTKASLVNTYGDEFPLVAELANGDQYLTSEIAAIDKENDLALVRIDAKNLPVMEIAHSSKPAVGSLLASSGLEEEPISIGVYGLTPRPVEMKNAMLGVMLSRNPGPATVDMVVEKSAAANAGILAEDIIVSLNDMAIDSGTHLIETVRTFEPGDSLRVKLKRAEEEMQLSVILGEWVAGPNQARHEFQNHLGGELSTRRSGFPSVFQHDSYLQPEQCGGPIVNLDGQVVGLNIARAGRVATYAIPGNELAQSVSKMLSAVGATGKQQIVQSRVSAKPVISENGESELAPGKTRWIPSETSN; from the coding sequence ATGCCCCGGTTTCGTTTGAATACATTGCTATCCCTTGCCCTTGTGGCCCCGTTGTCGATTGCCTTTTTGGCGCCGACACCGGCCATTGGGCAAGTCTTTGAAAGTGATGGCATCGCGATGCGTTTCATGAAACGCGTCCACCAACGTAGCAGCAGCGAAGTCCTTGGGGCGTTCAATTCTGTTGTCCGAAATACACGTCGTGCCACCGTCGAACTGAAGCGTGGCGGCAAACGCATTGCCATGGGCGGCGTTGTCGACCCAAGTGGTCTGATCGTGACAAAAGCCAGCCTGGTGAATACCTACGGTGACGAGTTCCCGTTGGTGGCTGAGTTGGCCAACGGCGATCAATACCTGACCAGCGAAATTGCCGCGATCGACAAAGAGAACGACTTGGCTCTCGTCCGTATCGACGCGAAGAACCTGCCGGTCATGGAGATTGCCCACTCGTCCAAGCCGGCTGTCGGCAGCTTGTTGGCAAGTTCTGGGTTGGAAGAAGAACCGATCTCGATCGGCGTCTACGGTCTGACGCCACGTCCTGTTGAAATGAAGAACGCCATGCTCGGCGTGATGCTTTCGCGGAATCCTGGCCCAGCGACCGTCGACATGGTGGTCGAAAAGAGTGCCGCCGCCAACGCTGGCATCCTTGCCGAAGACATCATCGTCTCCTTGAACGATATGGCGATCGACTCCGGCACGCACTTGATCGAAACGGTTCGCACGTTTGAACCAGGCGATTCACTTCGCGTGAAGCTGAAGCGTGCCGAAGAAGAAATGCAGCTCAGCGTAATTCTCGGCGAATGGGTTGCCGGGCCAAACCAAGCACGTCACGAATTCCAGAACCATCTCGGTGGCGAACTGAGCACGCGTCGAAGCGGCTTCCCTTCGGTCTTTCAGCACGACAGCTACTTGCAGCCGGAACAATGCGGCGGTCCGATCGTGAACTTGGATGGCCAGGTGGTGGGGCTGAACATCGCTCGTGCCGGACGCGTGGCCACGTATGCCATCCCTGGCAACGAACTGGCTCAGTCGGTCTCGAAGATGCTTTCCGCCGTGGGAGCGACCGGTAAGCAGCAGATTGTCCAGTCTCGCGTGAGTGCGAAGCCGGTCATTTCTGAAAATGGCGAATCCGAGCTTGCCCCTGGCAAAACCCGCTGGATTCCGTCCGAGACGTCGAATTAA
- a CDS encoding DUF4404 family protein — protein sequence MQDKLTELRETLIELQRELREVDELDTETKARLEGVMESISDALHREDTEALSHPSLRETINERNSQLEDTSYPSLTRVLNNLADILGNSGL from the coding sequence ATGCAAGATAAACTGACCGAACTCCGGGAAACGCTCATCGAACTCCAACGCGAATTGCGTGAAGTCGACGAGCTGGACACCGAAACGAAGGCCCGACTGGAAGGGGTGATGGAATCGATCAGCGATGCCCTGCACCGCGAAGATACCGAAGCCCTTTCCCATCCTTCGCTGCGAGAAACGATCAACGAACGCAACTCGCAATTGGAAGACACGTCGTACCCTTCCTTGACGAGAGTCTTGAATAACCTGGCCGATATCCTTGGCAACAGCGGACTGTAA
- a CDS encoding carboxypeptidase regulatory-like domain-containing protein: MTHRFLALNVLLGVTLLFGCSGPSNIQPVSGSITLDGKPCPGLFVLFTPLEGEQKTSSRGQTDENGQFTLRYSSQIQGALIGKHLVQVSPNPDPGPGIAKVSLPPRYNRRSELRAEVTTDGDNTFQFDLTSGKK; the protein is encoded by the coding sequence ATGACGCATCGCTTTTTAGCACTCAACGTTTTGTTGGGCGTAACGTTACTGTTTGGCTGTAGTGGCCCTTCCAATATTCAGCCGGTCAGCGGCTCGATTACGCTCGATGGCAAACCATGCCCTGGGCTGTTCGTTCTGTTCACGCCGCTGGAAGGAGAACAGAAGACATCCTCGCGCGGCCAAACCGATGAAAATGGTCAGTTCACGCTTCGCTATTCTTCGCAAATCCAAGGGGCACTCATCGGCAAGCATCTCGTGCAAGTCTCGCCGAATCCTGACCCCGGCCCAGGCATCGCCAAAGTCAGCTTGCCGCCACGCTACAACCGCCGGTCCGAGCTGCGTGCCGAAGTGACGACCGATGGTGACAACACGTTCCAATTCGATCTGACGAGCGGCAAAAAATAA
- a CDS encoding DUF1559 domain-containing protein: protein MNASKRGFTLVELLVVIAIIGVLIALLLPAVQQAREAARRSQCSNNLKQIGLAMHNYHDTFGSFPSAWIQVGSSRYHAWSALILPFMEQGNIHDKLSPDFGNSRSANTEDKAGAIIDTYRCPSSTLPERSTAGHGTNNYQCNKGGAYQNGDKGGLFWDNSDVSFRDITDGTSHSLMVGETEGHSNPSDDGFPVWAQANNDTLAGRQSMHSFGNRYEHFINAYLDPSGCTGKCDAGFSSRHPGGAQFAFADASVHFIPETIEIGTTDWDDSPDGTWIQVLIRNDAQVIDTAY, encoded by the coding sequence ATGAACGCATCGAAGCGAGGCTTTACACTCGTCGAATTGCTGGTCGTCATCGCCATCATTGGAGTCTTGATCGCGCTGCTACTGCCAGCCGTGCAACAGGCCCGCGAGGCGGCTCGGCGAAGCCAATGCAGCAACAACTTGAAGCAAATTGGCTTGGCCATGCACAACTACCACGATACGTTCGGCTCGTTTCCCTCGGCTTGGATCCAAGTCGGCAGCAGCCGTTACCATGCTTGGAGCGCGTTGATCTTGCCGTTCATGGAGCAAGGCAACATTCACGACAAACTGAGCCCTGACTTCGGCAATTCACGTTCGGCCAATACGGAAGATAAAGCCGGAGCAATCATCGATACGTATCGCTGCCCTTCGTCAACGCTTCCGGAGCGAAGCACTGCCGGCCACGGGACCAACAACTATCAGTGCAACAAAGGGGGCGCGTACCAGAACGGCGACAAAGGCGGACTGTTTTGGGACAACAGCGACGTTAGCTTCCGCGACATCACCGACGGCACAAGCCATTCGTTGATGGTGGGTGAAACCGAAGGGCACTCGAACCCTAGCGACGACGGCTTCCCCGTTTGGGCTCAAGCCAATAACGACACGCTCGCCGGTCGGCAGTCGATGCACTCGTTCGGCAACCGCTACGAACACTTCATCAACGCTTATCTCGACCCAAGTGGATGTACCGGCAAATGCGACGCAGGCTTTTCGAGTCGTCACCCTGGCGGGGCCCAGTTTGCGTTCGCTGACGCCAGCGTCCACTTCATCCCGGAAACCATCGAGATCGGCACCACCGACTGGGACGACTCGCCTGACGGAACGTGGATTCAAGTCCTCATCCGCAACGATGCCCAAGTGATCGATACGGCATACTAA
- a CDS encoding PQQ-binding-like beta-propeller repeat protein — MMSTSRVLLAVVMLGLTAPSLFAQEWTRFRGPNGSGVAADAKIPSAPTESDFNWKVELPGIGHSSPAVWGDRLFLMSADPDSGMRYVLCLDVTSGKAVWKREFPAGASHVHSKSSYASCSPAVDDMHVYVAWADDQETRLVALNHDGETAWSVDFGPWVSQHGFGTSPIIFEDKVIISLMQLGDERKLRDRPIGNSRLVALDRKTGDQLWETKRDSDVAAYSVPCVYEGKDGKKLLVCNSSAHGIAAHDPETGEQVWAEKVFNMRSVSSPVIAGDLILGSSGSGGGGNTVSAVDPNNGQPKLAWRMARQASYVPTPVTYDDKVFVWYDKGIVSCLDAKTGKVLGQKRIGGNFYGSPVRVGDRLFCISEEGMLVVVSADTNLEVLGETSLGEGSESTPSVAGGVMYLRTYSHLISLGGK; from the coding sequence ATGATGTCGACAAGTCGTGTGCTGCTTGCCGTGGTGATGTTGGGCCTGACGGCTCCTTCCTTATTCGCTCAGGAGTGGACTCGGTTCCGCGGTCCCAATGGAAGTGGTGTGGCTGCCGACGCGAAGATCCCGTCGGCTCCGACCGAGTCTGATTTCAACTGGAAAGTGGAACTGCCTGGCATTGGCCATTCGTCACCGGCCGTCTGGGGCGATCGTCTTTTCCTGATGAGTGCCGACCCCGACTCAGGAATGCGGTACGTGCTGTGCCTGGACGTGACGAGCGGCAAAGCGGTTTGGAAGCGTGAATTCCCTGCCGGCGCAAGTCATGTTCATTCGAAAAGCAGTTACGCTTCGTGCAGTCCCGCCGTTGACGATATGCATGTCTACGTCGCTTGGGCCGACGATCAAGAGACGCGTCTGGTCGCGTTGAATCACGATGGCGAAACGGCCTGGTCGGTCGACTTTGGCCCTTGGGTCAGCCAGCATGGTTTCGGAACGTCGCCGATCATCTTTGAAGACAAAGTCATCATCTCGTTGATGCAATTAGGCGACGAACGCAAGCTGCGCGATCGTCCGATTGGAAACAGCCGTTTGGTTGCCCTCGATCGCAAAACCGGCGACCAACTTTGGGAAACGAAGCGGGACAGCGATGTTGCCGCGTATTCGGTCCCCTGTGTCTACGAAGGGAAAGATGGCAAGAAGCTTTTGGTCTGCAACAGCAGTGCCCACGGTATTGCCGCGCACGATCCAGAAACCGGCGAGCAAGTTTGGGCCGAAAAGGTGTTCAACATGCGAAGTGTTTCTTCGCCCGTGATCGCCGGCGACTTGATTCTTGGTTCCAGCGGTTCCGGAGGGGGTGGCAACACGGTCAGTGCCGTCGATCCTAATAATGGTCAGCCGAAGTTGGCCTGGCGGATGGCGCGTCAAGCGAGCTATGTTCCGACCCCGGTCACGTACGACGACAAAGTTTTCGTTTGGTACGACAAAGGGATCGTCAGTTGTCTCGATGCGAAGACCGGCAAAGTGCTTGGGCAAAAGCGAATTGGAGGCAACTTCTACGGTTCGCCAGTTCGTGTCGGGGATCGCCTGTTCTGCATCTCCGAAGAAGGCATGTTAGTCGTCGTCTCGGCAGACACGAACTTGGAAGTCCTCGGCGAAACGAGCCTGGGCGAAGGAAGCGAGTCGACGCCATCGGTAGCCGGCGGTGTGATGTACCTGCGAACGTACTCGCACTTGATCTCGCTGGGTGGCAAGTAA
- a CDS encoding YheT family hydrolase, with translation MLRNSHAQTILGAYWVGHNIPYNARQHHVVFDDGDQIVLHDDCPENWSLGDRTVLMIHGLGGCHRSGYLVRIAHKLNSLGIRTFRVDLRGCGAGHHLAKRPFHAGCSDDIAHCVETVSALCLGSPLTLCGFSMGANIVLKLAGEMGSGRIGGIDSVMAVAPPIDLAHCCENMTRGFNRLYDWDFSRRLVGLVQGRLAKDENFYEGFQFDERPRRIIEFDSVFTAPQCGFESAEDYYAKASASRVLTDVKVPGLILTADDDSVVPVEIFEKHSRSSSIELEITQGGGHLGFLAPRSIAPDRRWMDQRVVQWIAQLDSR, from the coding sequence TTGCTGCGGAATTCCCACGCGCAGACCATTCTTGGTGCGTACTGGGTCGGACATAACATTCCCTATAACGCACGTCAGCATCACGTTGTTTTCGACGATGGTGACCAAATTGTCCTGCACGACGACTGTCCTGAAAATTGGAGCCTGGGCGATCGCACCGTACTCATGATTCATGGCCTCGGCGGTTGCCATCGAAGTGGCTATCTCGTTCGGATCGCCCACAAGCTAAACTCGCTTGGCATTCGGACATTTCGTGTCGACTTGCGTGGATGCGGGGCAGGGCATCACTTGGCCAAGCGTCCGTTTCATGCAGGATGCAGCGACGACATCGCCCACTGTGTCGAGACCGTTAGTGCTTTGTGTCTGGGCTCGCCGCTCACGCTGTGTGGCTTCAGCATGGGGGCCAACATCGTTCTGAAGCTTGCCGGCGAAATGGGCTCTGGCCGCATCGGCGGGATCGACAGCGTCATGGCAGTTGCTCCTCCGATCGACTTGGCTCACTGCTGCGAAAACATGACGCGTGGCTTTAATCGCTTGTACGACTGGGACTTCTCGCGCCGTCTGGTGGGGCTTGTCCAAGGACGTCTGGCGAAAGATGAAAACTTCTACGAAGGCTTCCAGTTTGACGAACGGCCACGTCGAATTATCGAGTTCGATTCGGTCTTCACGGCCCCTCAGTGCGGCTTTGAATCGGCCGAGGACTACTACGCTAAAGCAAGTGCGTCGCGCGTGCTGACGGACGTCAAAGTGCCTGGGCTGATCCTGACGGCCGATGACGATAGCGTCGTGCCGGTCGAGATCTTCGAGAAACATTCGCGGTCGAGTTCGATCGAACTGGAAATCACCCAGGGAGGCGGTCACCTCGGTTTTCTCGCCCCTCGCAGCATCGCCCCGGACCGCCGTTGGATGGATCAACGGGTCGTCCAATGGATCGCTCAGCTCGATTCTCGCTAA
- a CDS encoding sigma 54-interacting transcriptional regulator, with amino-acid sequence MPATGREQRGLSAELMAIYSYLKMISGNGPGKNFPLDGSRDNLIGRGLECDITLTDPLCSRVHAAIFLKDGKWFVKDRESRNGSFLNDQPIDQVELTDGARLKVGDTEFTFNHSAQPPTSHDELPPSITQTIVRNMPVNPQDTNLIALKELKDYQQAQRLLLLHQFAIRLMGEDDPNTIIQIALEMVKEQTKAVVVGFLWLSDDGQLKAKRVYPDDTDGPAPLSEALTEIVTKKGNAVWIANEATGESSKKLTHFADAICVPLIHNKKTFGALHLYRKQERFWHNELDFAISVGNILTIALLRAWKVTQLQANYQQLVDKSAAFDELIGESPAMGELKQKITRISKAGGCVLVRGESGSGKELVARALHKASNRADRPMLSVNCAALPENLIESQLFGHKKGAFTGADSDHIGFFQQADTGTLFLDEVGELTLDGQAKLLRILEGHPFLPLGATKEVSVDVRVIAATNRDLAEFVREKRFREDLYYRLSVFELYIPPLRERGNDINLLADHFLEHFRKSHGRPMLTLSDSAKKKLADYNWPGNVRQLRNVIDSSVVLADEESILPHDLGLRDAGLNEPESLRFDFWEKKLIEEALSRTGGSIPEAVKLLGTSRATLYRKIEEYQIQR; translated from the coding sequence ATGCCTGCCACCGGTAGGGAACAGCGGGGTTTGTCGGCCGAACTGATGGCGATTTATAGCTACCTTAAGATGATCTCAGGCAACGGGCCGGGGAAGAACTTTCCCTTAGATGGCTCGCGCGATAACCTCATTGGACGAGGCTTAGAGTGCGATATCACGTTGACCGATCCGCTTTGTTCTCGGGTTCATGCGGCGATCTTCCTAAAAGACGGGAAGTGGTTCGTGAAGGATCGAGAGAGCCGCAATGGTAGTTTTTTGAACGATCAGCCGATTGATCAAGTCGAGCTGACCGACGGGGCCCGCCTTAAGGTGGGGGATACCGAATTTACCTTTAATCACAGTGCGCAGCCTCCCACTTCGCACGACGAGCTTCCCCCGAGCATTACGCAGACAATCGTCCGCAACATGCCGGTGAACCCGCAAGATACCAATCTCATTGCCCTGAAAGAGCTGAAGGACTATCAGCAGGCTCAGCGGCTTCTTTTGCTGCATCAGTTCGCGATTCGCCTGATGGGCGAGGACGATCCCAACACGATCATCCAGATCGCCTTGGAAATGGTCAAAGAACAAACCAAGGCGGTCGTCGTTGGTTTTTTATGGCTAAGCGACGATGGACAGTTGAAAGCGAAGCGTGTCTACCCGGACGATACCGATGGGCCCGCTCCGTTAAGTGAAGCCCTGACCGAGATCGTCACCAAAAAGGGAAACGCGGTTTGGATTGCCAACGAGGCGACCGGCGAAAGCAGCAAAAAGCTGACCCATTTTGCCGACGCTATTTGCGTTCCGCTGATCCACAATAAAAAGACATTTGGGGCACTGCATCTCTATCGCAAGCAGGAACGGTTCTGGCACAACGAACTCGATTTCGCGATTTCGGTCGGTAATATCCTGACCATCGCGCTGCTGCGGGCCTGGAAAGTGACCCAGTTGCAAGCCAATTATCAGCAGTTGGTCGACAAGTCGGCCGCGTTCGACGAGTTGATCGGCGAAAGCCCCGCGATGGGCGAGCTGAAGCAGAAGATTACCCGTATCTCGAAAGCTGGCGGCTGCGTTCTCGTTCGCGGCGAAAGTGGCAGCGGCAAGGAACTTGTGGCCAGGGCACTGCATAAAGCTTCGAATCGAGCCGACCGCCCGATGCTTAGCGTGAACTGTGCCGCACTGCCGGAAAACCTGATCGAAAGCCAATTGTTCGGGCACAAAAAAGGGGCGTTCACCGGAGCCGACTCCGATCATATCGGCTTTTTTCAGCAAGCCGATACCGGAACTTTGTTTCTCGACGAAGTAGGCGAACTGACGCTCGATGGCCAGGCCAAGCTGCTTCGTATCTTGGAAGGGCACCCATTTCTCCCATTAGGGGCGACTAAGGAAGTGAGTGTCGACGTTCGCGTGATCGCGGCGACAAACCGGGACTTGGCCGAATTCGTTCGAGAGAAACGCTTCCGCGAAGATCTCTATTATCGTTTAAGCGTTTTTGAGTTATACATTCCTCCGCTTCGAGAACGCGGGAATGATATCAACTTGCTGGCCGACCATTTTCTCGAGCACTTCCGTAAGTCGCACGGGCGGCCGATGTTGACGCTTTCGGATAGTGCGAAAAAGAAATTGGCCGACTATAATTGGCCTGGCAACGTGCGACAGCTTCGCAATGTGATCGACAGCAGCGTCGTCCTGGCGGACGAAGAGTCGATCTTGCCGCACGATTTGGGCCTACGAGACGCAGGCCTTAACGAACCGGAGTCGTTAAGGTTTGACTTCTGGGAAAAGAAATTGATCGAAGAAGCTCTTTCCAGAACTGGAGGGAGTATTCCCGAGGCCGTAAAATTGTTGGGCACCAGTCGCGCGACGTTGTACCGAAAAATCGAAGAGTACCAAATTCAGCGCTAG